The following DNA comes from Vanessa tameamea isolate UH-Manoa-2023 chromosome 23, ilVanTame1 primary haplotype, whole genome shotgun sequence.
ACTCACatatcaaaccggaacacaacaataatatgcattgctgtttggcggtagaatatataatgagagtCTAGCCAAACAGGGTTGCACACACAAGCCCTATAGCCCTATCACCAAATAATATAGTAAGACTTCCACTTCGaggttaaaagtaaaaatatagttttcggTTTTCCGTAACCAAAGCATAACTATCGCTAAGTTATTGTCACAAGGTTGTATAAGACCTGAAATAGCGATCACTATTTaactaatgaaaaatatatttatattaacttataaaaacacCTTGAACTTTCTTATCTGATATATAAAGAATGCGActtcaattacaatatttaaaaaaatatatattttaaagaaatgaaattagaaattaacttttatacatattaatatacagttccttcgaaataaaataagagaTATTCCTTAAAACCATGAGTTCAGTAATCGTAATCTTTCTAATCAATTTCTGTAACAGCACCCAAACCAACTGCACTGTTACGTGTAGAAGAGTTTACGCAAGCTGGAAGCATTTTATAATTCCATATTTAGACGGCACAGAAATTAATGACCGCAGAGAGATCAAGATCTCACAACGTCCTAACCCTGATCTGTTACTGAAAACTTTTAAACAGAAAAACTCTTGTTGTTGGGCACATCAATACCTTGTGTTGGAGCTCGTGTCCTGCAGCCACCGTTGTTCAAGATATACTTCTGCTAGACATACTAGTAACAACCCTAACGAGGAAACTAGAAGCAACTCTGTCAGGAAATCTGATTTCGTACCAAGTTACCAGCTGTGTGGATAGAGACGGAGAGTCCCTATGTgcttcgtttaaaaaaaaatcaggccTATTTGAGGTAAATATCCAAAACTGAACACACATATTGCCAGTGTAAGAAAGATTACCCACCCCTAACAGTAGAAAGGAGAATGAGCCAACGTAATCTTatggcaccaatgtctatggacagtggttaCTACTCAGGTAGCCCATGTGCCCGTCCTACCGACCAcgtggtattaaaaaaaagttaccttTCCGATCTTACCAGTAAGaatatcagaatatttttattaaactacatGTTTATAACAAAGATACGctgaaaactaaacaaaaaaggtatCGAACATTCCTAGAATACCACAAAAACATGGTAACtgcaacaaataaaatttatatatctaaaatgtACGATGatgaatttgattaattatttccttaataatttttttatttatctctatGAAAAATTTCCAAACAACATATCCaatgtttcaattattttaaaactttatgatACAATCGATCAACTGTCAACGCTATCAAACAGTCGTATAAGAAGGTCATAGCACTCAACGTAGTATACAACAAAACACCtgcaaaaaattatacattttcctAGCTCGTCTGAATAGAATCAgccctgtattttttttatcggcaTTTCGGCATAGACCCTGTTCAACTTAGCCTTTTGGCGTACTGTCAAGTATATTTgaatactaacagtatttataacgggatatttaccatgttttttatttttatttgatggagctcgatatttcgacattatctacgaatgtcttgttcacgagacattcGTACTCGTGAAGTAAATATCccgttataaatactgttagtaataaaaataaccatgttaatttaaaatcttatatatttgaatactcaCTAACAATTCCGTAGACAAGTAAAACTACTTGTTGTTCATTGCGATTAATAAACACATAGCTACTAATAtcgcaacacaacaatagaaaaataaaaaattaaatttgacgtCATCCTATCAAACGAATGGCGCGTTCCCAGCGTTGTTCATGAGAAAACTAGTCTCGAGATCTAGCGCTGTATGATTTAATAGTTAGATTAGATTAAATAATGAAGATTTATTGCAGCAGCGAACTTTAGTTCAACTGGCACcaatatttgaacaaataatttacatgaACGTTTCCATCTCATAGTATATGTCAATACCCACTCATCAGTCTACTACCGCCaaatattgacgacctccgtggtcgagtagtgtgtacaccggttttcatgggtacgccactccgaggtcccaggttcgattcctgaccgagtcgatgtagaagtcattagttttctatattgtcttgggtctgggtgtttgtggtaccgtcgttacttatgattttccataacacaagtgctttagctacttacattgggatcagagtaatgtatgttctattgtccaatattttaaaaaaatacaaaaaaaaaaatacatttgtttaaaggGCGGGTTAGCCAGAAATTACGGACTCAAGAAGTCAAGGGATAGGGACATAGCTCCTACGGTTATCTATGAACATTTGCTCGTCGTCCTTCATAActgtaaattgaaaatgtacCTCCAATTATCTCTTGTTcaattaaggtttttttaatataatataggcaTTATCAAAAATACGAGTATATAccgaatttaattacaaataataatcagaTTTTACCTagaattaaatagtaattaattaggAATGATATTAGTCATTCATATCATAATTAGTGTCAttcattctataaaaatatgaatgaatcGCTTACATAGTATTGGtgtgatgtttttttatgaatctgaaatatgaagtataaagttttaattatatacattacgagtatattatgataatgacAATGTATCTAATTgagcaattaaataatattatatttatttaatattaggaaAACATACTTAAATCTTGACAGTTTTGGTTTTTTTAGTTAACCATTTAGGGTTCCGTCTCTGTtgcacattaaatataaatatgttcaagtagactcttacgagcacttttaaagctactaccggttcatGTACTACCGGTATCATGATGTAGGTTCTACTGAGAAAATCctacaagaaactcaatagttaacTTTTTCCGCAAccagttacaaaaaatattaaacacaatgcTTGAAATATTACTTACCCCCATCGAAATCAAcgtgcatattttttataatccttataattatttacattaatcatGTATGcgccttattaaaaaaaaagtttagcaAAACAAAAAGTTAAGGAATTTTTCCCACTGAAGTGGGGGGCTATGTGGGACTCAccggtgcccaggacgcctagtgcgccctagtacaccggaaaAAAACCCACTTAAAAACCCCCTTCGTCTCTTCAGGATATAGGTATACGgaatcgctttcgcatgctaccgtggcGAAAAGATCACCTTGGCCAAGGATGAATTgactttgtttcattttaaatgttaagatTAATATcttgaaataacgattaaaacagcataaacatctaaaaataagaaGAAAACACATAGCGACTTTTgcacgtgttagattttttttatgtaacacaaatatttatttagccattataatagctgtattaaacttaatattgtatcaattaataattgcaataaaaccaattaccttaatctaaatatactttattcaagtaggcttttacaagcacttttgaatcgtcatttaacaaactatttaaagtaaagctaccaccagttcggaatgtagattctaccgagaagaaccggcaagaaactcagtagttactctttttcaatatccaaaaatacagtcattttagttaaataaaattaaactaactttgtatatataatactaactatgtatattgataattgcaaaaacacaattcatatatatattcatcaataatttaacaagcaataacaattatattatatcacaaaattatatcgtaccttaaatgttagcagcagcttggtggtccaggatcaaagtgaaaagtaaacgtaaagtaAAGTATTCTGTACCGAGCtaccatcacttatataagccttactacaaatcacgtgactcacaataatgaacagaaaagtcaaagtaccctcttatttaatagcataatacaattcaaaaatatcttaaattaaaatatgattattacataattgattaaaacatacaatacatagtgtaagccttgtttgtaattgtctaattatttatttatttcttactcaATCTGACACACGCGCAGCGACGATATGCTTAtatgtcatataattaattttattttaaggcatttatattttatatagtaaaataatgaattacaatcgctTTCGTTGGAGTGTAATGTACAAAAACTAGCATTAAATTTTCAGAATCTGACGCCACACCATGGCGGCTCGggttttaggtcacgtgatatgcagactaaaaattacgacttttaatttcaatataataaattaatgaagcgCTTTTATggctcaaaattaaaatatttaagtatattttaagaggagtcacaggatgccttagggatattttgtgatttatctaaggcctttgattgtgtgcaacacgaaactttggtcaggaagctacgtcattatggaattagggacactgcactcagtcttctgatttcgtatctgagcaatcggattcagagggttgatgtaaatggaaagagatctcccgggtctccagttactgtgggggtccctcaaggatcaattcttggaccatttctcttccttgtttatataaatgacctgccacatctcctaggtgataaactcgagatagtattgtttgctgatggtacttctttaatttttaaaataaaaagacgtctttcaatatatgacgatgtgaacaatactctctctgaaatagtaaattggtctagtgttaataatttaatgttaaatagtaaaaagactaaatgtattaaattcactactcccaatgtaagatgtgtcaaaacgagtctacgcttaaacggggaagcattagatgttttagaatcaacagagttccttggtatgacaatagactctaagctacAATGGGgccctatataaataaattggcgaatagactcagctctgcagcctatgcggtaaaaaaaattagacttttgactgatgtggatacggctcgccttgtgtacttcagttatttccacagtataatgtcgtatggcatcctactctggggtaatgcagctgacattaatactatttttgtactgcagaagagggctattcgtgcaatttataacctgggcccaaaagattcgttaagagataaatttaaagaaattaaaataatgactgtcgcttctcaatttgtttttgataatgttatgtatgtacgcaaaaacataaacgattttcccagaaattgtgacgtacattctattaacactaggcaCAAGAATagacttgttactccaagtacccgattacacagggttagtaactcttttttggggcaatgtatacgtttttacaacaggatcccagaaaacgttcaaaattattcaattataaaattcaaaagaatcgttaaagagcgtttgtgtgctaaaggatattacaacactaatggctttttagttgactgcacaccttgggaatgaaatgatcgcctccaggctgcttcaaataactaaaatataattatcattgtacatggaaaatggttaaaaaaaaaatatatatcaaaatcaaaatcaaaaatctttattcaatatagaagtgtttacacttgcttattgattgtcaaaaatctaccaccggttcggaatttagcacctcggacctgagaagaaccggcgaaagaaactcagcgggatatttttttttttttttttatatatatattttgactatttctagatattttttttttgactatttctagatatattttaatttttatcaaatttcacaatatatttttcactacAGAAAATACTCTATTGTTGGCGAGAATGTGTTGCCAGTGCCGATACGCTCCGTACATAGGCTGCAACGATATGGGTAGTCTCATTCTTCTCAATATAAACTTTGTTTTCGGCTGTCACTTTCTTAGCACGGTCATGTTACATGATGGTATAATAAACCTTTATTCTAaaggatttttagaaattttaaaggacaaatgttattaaataagatcctacttgaataaaatatctttcaatAGAATAGTAACCAGTATTATAGTTCGTGGTTTTAACTGATACGAATCGTTTATATCTTTTAATTCATTTCGAAACATTTTGTTcacaattaaatacttattacctTGAATCGTAACGTCTTAGTTTTTAGAAAAGCATCTTTAGTTAGTTTTTATGAGTCccactaaattatatttatgtatgtagtgtatatttaatacaatatggtTATTAACGATCAATTATTCTACCTTCTTAAACAAAACACATTTATCAGTAAGATAGATCTTTATTTAACACATTACTTAACATATCATctataaattatctataattgTCTATGACTCTAATACCAATACGACTTGGCCGGCACTCTATCTTCCTTTATGCCCATTGATTCCATTATATCCATTTCGAAGGTGCATAATTTCGGCTCAAATgtaatctgaaaaaaatatatgtatatataaagaaaaactcaataactttattGGTCCTACCCGGTTTGGTACCAAAGACGTGGGAGTAAGTTTGTCCTATATAAACGTAATgagatttataagattttaaattaacatggttatttctATTGcagctcgatatttcgatattatctcGTGAACTAGACATTCGTATATAATggcgaaatatcgagctccaccaaataaaaacaaaaaacatggtaaatatcccgttttaaatacttgtagtaatgaGTTTTTTTACTTAAGCTATAATAAAGActataatttgtaaatgaaaacGTTCATTGCAGGACAAAATAGTTTTCTCCAAAGCATATTGAAAAGAACAATTCTCAAGCGAAGGAGCATTTCTAAAGAATAATCATTAAACTTTGGCAAAGCCAAAAAGTTTTAGTTAGTTATacctgtagtttttttttattgattacactAAGGCCGctaatatacttggtggtaaggcattgtgcaagcttgtctgggtaggtactaacCACTGGTCATAttatattccaccgccaaacagcaatatttagtattgttgtgttctgaattgaaaggtgagtgagccagtgtattagTGTGTTTAGTGATCCTAATACTTGCcacaaatacaaaaaagttGCTACACCTAACCTAAGTAGTAACTACTTGGGTTAGATGTAACATCAGACTACCACTATTGGGTGGAACGCCTGTGTCTCAGTTCCAAAAGAAAGCAGCCCATTCATTAATCGAgaacgaaaatataaattaattttacaaatatcatttatttaaatctctaatttgaaattaattcataattataattattggtaCGATAATCTGTTTACAAAAAATGACTACTTTctgtactataatattaaataaaatataataattatatcaattttaaattatcagcctataaaatgtaaaatatatacatatttacaatatatgtgaatgtatattttaagttctataagtattgttttatttttattcatttcgaTATATGACATGTGAAATATAATCAATCGACACCATACCCATTCAATatgaaaagattatttaataaaggataATATCAGTGTTACCaaccatgaaaaaaaaattgcctatgGCGCTTATAATACAcagtattgaatattttcagAGTATATATGGCTATACCTTTGTAGCATCTGCAGCCACTGTATCCTTTGCTGGGTTTTCCACATACAGTTCCTTGCTCTTATAGTCAAAAGTTTCCTCGGCTGCCTTCGGTAACGGTATTATACGACTACTGCTTAAGGAAACACGCACCTAtgaaaatgacataaaaaaaatcaatacatctaatatttataataaatgtacacaACATCATATTTCTGTTGTGAACAAGTTTCCTCTCGCTTTTCAATCTATGGGAGTGATTTCATGAAAAGGGagggaagtgtgtaacaggagGTCAGGGAAGTGCTCGCGTTTGATTTGGCCAATGAGCGCAGGCGGAGTTAGAGTTGGCTGTCGTATGATACCATTTTCCAAGATATTACATAGtactattaatacatataaatcaataaaatcgaaataaggCACATGTTTACAAGAGCTTGGTGGACATTGGTATGGTCAAttaattacgaaatttaaattgtattcacaATAACTGGTAAGACAGTTCTATTTTATCACTCACTTATCTTTATATGATGTTTAAAAcacatgtaattattattaaattatttatatgtgtttgATGGTTTAGATTAGACCCGGTAGGTGGTGATAAGATCGGGAAGTAAATACAATTCTCATTTAACCTCGACAATGTCAGGACAGGTTGCaagcataaattataataaagggCGCAAGGGATGATGAAGCTTGACATGCAATGTGGAGCTATAAATATTCCATTGTTGCACCTAATTTTGTACTAATACTTATGTGTAtagttcattataatttttagtgtTAATTCTATTTCACTGAGCTATCTGAGACTATGAAAACAGTTACCTTATCCCCTTCTTCAGTGTACCTCCATTCTACCTCTGTTGGCTTCAAGGTCTCAGGATCCACAAGCTTGACACCGGTTGTGACCAGCAATGGTGCTTCTGATTGTATTGTTATACCTGGAAAATCCTTATCCTTGCCAACCTAGAATAAacgaaattaaacaatttatatatatttgtttgatatttacaCTACTAACTAGACATAGTTGTGTACAgatttatttgaagaaaaattCTTTAGGCTTGGACACATTTTGCAGAGACTAAAGTAGATGTTTAAATACATCAAGAGCTAAAAAATAGGTATTTGGGAACAATGGAATGAAATAGATCCATTTTGTATAACTCAATTTCAATTAATGACCAGAACACAAAAATTATGgcagttaattttaaatgagatCCAAATTACTGACATGTTTTAATTGagaatacagaaataaaatatcatttttcagTTAGCTGGAGCTCCaaggcatttttttttacaggtgcaaacattttaataatccaTATATCCAAACTCtctaattaataactaaatcacagaaactataacacctataaactttaaattaggGAAGTAGTTTTCTTATAGTGTGCGGACCTTCGCTAAGATTACgatatactaaaataactaCCCATAAGAGAGGAGACTGGGGGCTGGCtggtttgtgttttataaaatatatatgggtAAAGCCACAGCTAgtctattaataatttgaatttggaatattaattatgtataataatgtttatagtaTGTGACCTTACTAAAATAATGAGgttttaccaaaaaaaatgCTATCTTACTACTCTCAAATGTGTGTTGAGCCCTTCCACTACAACCCAGTTCCGTTCTTGTATAACCTGGCTTACAATACCCTGCTTTCCCTTGTCCTTACCGACCAATATTTCAACTCGATCACCTCTGTAACAGAAGATATTTTGAAGTATATTAAAACCTgccattattattaatgttaatagttCTTTGAGttgttaaaaacttaaatttatagaatattaaatatatgttatatattaatcgaTATTCCTTACTTGAAAACACTCCATTCTCCGACAGGTTCtaagaaaacttttttatttagtttagtgCGTTCATTTTGCCTGGCAAATTGCATAGTCCATGGTCTATTTGTTGTGAAACGGAACTTTTTACGAGCTACTTGTGCAGCGGGATATTGAGGATAACCCTTCGGATTCTTCCAATATACCTTTAAAAGAAAAGATATAAGTTGTaggttatgttttataattatgttgaaaaGGTATAAAAACTGTACCTACCTGCTCATAACTACGTTTAATATACGATTCAGGTAAATTGGAGTATTTGACAGTTAAATCGCCTACTTTTTTGCATAAAAAGTTGTATAatcgcatttttatttattattgaattcaaCTTCGTAGGaaacttcaaaataattatatatatataaaaaatggcaTATGATCAAGTTGACAACCTAATAAACAAGAAGGAAATCACTGATGACATGAGgcatataacaataaaaccaaatattttattttatttgacttaaaatattttaagaaaatgtttatatattaattaataattattaactacatttttagatattggaaaatataatttacaataaattaagtaaaataattttcatcagAGACATTGCAACTGGCCtccataaaaatattgacataaaagaaaatcaataaatttcatttatcacAACTGAAATTTAATGAttagcttaaattaaaatttaaaaaaaatcataatcattttcgtaaaaaataataataatatataagtatcatGAGGGTTTCAAACTTTGATTCAGTTTTAATTAACtgaatacataatatcaaataatttaatactatgttCGTATAAAAGTTACCATTTCAAAACGCCATAGACAATTGACGTAAATCAGCTGTCCgtgttcaatattatttgttgtaGATGGCAGCACACCATCAACCATCACGTGAATTTTCATGGCGGTGTTGTAGGGCTAGTCCCGTTTCGTCTTGTGATTTCACCAAAAAATTGCTGTTtcgaatatttattgttaaacagcattaaattttaaataccggGTAAGCATTATGACTTATTATGGCTATCTTCAAGCCCCTTTAATGTGAAAGACGCTTTTGCGCGCGATTGTAAATTGTCAAAATTGTTGGTAAGGGTGCATTAGGGTGAATAAGGGGTGTATTATGGGTGAGACGATCGGGCGCCTGGATGTCAGACGGCCGAGCGGGCGCTATTGGCCTGGACTCGATATTGATTCACTGCATCGTACTTATAGTGGGAAATTAGCGTTAAAAATATCACACACCGTCTTGCATCCATGGATGAAGGACTCGCAAAATCGATTTTTCGGACAAGACATGCTTTTATTGTGTTAATAGATATGTAAAGGCCGTGGTAGAAACttcgattattaataattttgacaaatGTTCTATATCAGTggttattaatcataaaattatgatGTTTTAGTGATCAAGATGAGTGAATATTGGCTGATAAGTGCCCCTGGCGACAAGACCTGCCAGCAGACCTGGGACACCTTGAACAATGCCACCAAATCAGGCAACCTTAGTGTCAACTATAAATTTCCCATACCTGACCTAAaggtaagtattttaataaacttattgacttaaaaaaaaaacaaaataggtaTCAGGTAAGATCagggatttatttaattagattattattctGTTCAAATAATcaatcacatatattttttttttttttgaaaattatgtatgatttgttcaatatatttcagatcaatgacctaacaataaaattatttcttaaacattagacaattttcatgtaaaaaatgaagtttttttttagtcattATAGTGCACTTTTTTTCATAACCTActcatttaataattcaaactaGACAATCTTTAGTCTTTCAATAGTGACATTTTCTGTGGACTTGGTCAAAAAGAATAACTTAAACACCTACAATTGATTAACCAAACATCACATTTATAAAAGTACTTAAATTAATTGCTAAAAATGCTTAAACttgattgtattaaattattcttcGCCTCTTACTTCGGTGTACTATTgtacataagaattaaaattatgctCTGGATAGAAAATAGGTCTATATCAAAAGATCAACTCGATTAAAGATTAAGAAAGTATCTTTTGGCATCAAATATCCATTTGGCAGTCGTAGAATTCaagaaaattacatatatatgtgcCAACCCAACGAAGTGCAAGATCATTAACCTACACTATAATAGGTTGGTGAAAATATATggcttaaaataatcaaattcatAAATGCCCTATTTCTCAGTGCCTTTctctttttaaagtaaattttctcCACTGCAATTTGATAGATACAtatgtgatataattttatagcaaCATATGACTTTCGCTATGTTTTCATTAATCTCTGAGCACACACAAATTAAGATTCAAACACTTACTGATGTTTTCCCATTTGAACTCAAAATCTTTGCTGCAAATTCtcattttgtattcaatatgcTTGGAATTATAAgacttattaataacaatgagattacactaatttaattattacactcAGActtattgacaaaataaatgaatgtattCAGTAAAgtactca
Coding sequences within:
- the LOC113397725 gene encoding large ribosomal subunit protein uL24m, with the protein product MRLYNFLCKKVGDLTVKYSNLPESYIKRSYEQVYWKNPKGYPQYPAAQVARKKFRFTTNRPWTMQFARQNERTKLNKKVFLEPVGEWSVFKGDRVEILVGKDKGKQGIVSQVIQERNWVVVEGLNTHLRVVGKDKDFPGITIQSEAPLLVTTGVKLVDPETLKPTEVEWRYTEEGDKVRVSLSSSRIIPLPKAAEETFDYKSKELYVENPAKDTVAADATKITFEPKLCTFEMDIMESMGIKEDRVPAKSYWY